From Candidatus Pedobacter colombiensis, one genomic window encodes:
- a CDS encoding glycosyltransferase family 4 protein produces the protein MDKNKKIKILQTIRQGKIGGGESHVIDLVQELNKDGYESIVLSFTHGPMVDKMKSIGIKTYVIETERPFDFTKWCKVKEILEAENIDIVHAHGTRANSNTYNSAKQLGIPVVYTVHGWSFHPDQGFFLRNLRILGEKYLVNRANLTICVSDNNLNDARKEFTMNRTKVIKYGINLEKFNPENAFEDIRKELGVDEGTVLVGYVVRMTKQKDPLTLIKAIALIPDNLDVKFLFVGDGELKIDAIKLAKQLNVYSRIIFMDFRQDVPNILNAVDIYCLPSLWEGLPIGMLEAMAMNKAVVVTAIDGAKEVIRSMENGILVPVQNPEELAEALILLVKDAGFRMKIGENAGKTILDDFNVSKMTKQIEQVYNSIISNNAF, from the coding sequence GGTGAATCCCATGTTATAGATCTTGTTCAGGAACTAAATAAAGATGGTTACGAAAGCATAGTATTATCATTTACACATGGTCCTATGGTAGATAAGATGAAATCAATAGGGATAAAAACATATGTTATAGAAACTGAACGACCTTTTGATTTTACAAAATGGTGTAAGGTAAAAGAAATTTTAGAAGCAGAAAATATCGATATTGTTCATGCACATGGTACCAGGGCAAATTCTAATACCTATAACAGTGCTAAGCAATTAGGTATCCCTGTAGTTTATACAGTTCATGGGTGGTCATTTCATCCGGATCAGGGATTTTTTTTAAGAAATCTAAGGATACTAGGAGAAAAATATCTTGTAAATAGAGCAAACTTAACTATATGCGTATCGGATAATAACCTGAATGATGCTCGTAAGGAGTTCACAATGAATAGGACAAAAGTTATTAAATATGGTATAAATCTTGAAAAATTTAATCCGGAAAATGCCTTCGAGGATATAAGGAAGGAATTAGGTGTAGATGAGGGGACCGTTTTGGTAGGTTACGTAGTAAGAATGACCAAGCAGAAGGATCCGTTAACTTTAATAAAGGCAATTGCATTAATACCAGATAATTTAGATGTCAAGTTTTTATTTGTTGGTGATGGGGAGTTGAAAATAGATGCAATAAAATTGGCAAAGCAATTGAATGTTTATTCCAGGATAATATTTATGGACTTTCGTCAAGATGTACCTAATATTTTAAATGCAGTAGATATCTATTGTTTACCTTCCCTTTGGGAAGGGCTGCCAATTGGTATGTTAGAAGCAATGGCAATGAATAAAGCGGTAGTTGTTACTGCGATTGATGGTGCAAAAGAAGTCATAAGAAGTATGGAGAATGGAATACTTGTTCCTGTTCAGAATCCTGAAGAGTTAGCAGAGGCATTGATCTTATTGGTAAAGGATGCAGGCTTTAGGATGAAGATCGGTGAAAATGCTGGTAAAACCATATTGGATGACTTCAATGTATCAAAAATGACAAAACAAATAGAACAAGTTTATAATTCTATAATTAGTAATAATGCTTTTTAA
- a CDS encoding MBOAT family protein has product MLFNSISFAIFLPIVFSLYWFVARGKLRTQNILLLVSSYFFYACWDYRFLFLLLFSTFLDYFTGLKISGSSNKIQKKIWLWISIGINLGFLGLFKYYNFFARSFAEGVSNLGFNVDPWTLKVILPIGISFYTFHGLSYVIDIYKKRIKPERDFIDYSLFVSFFPLLVAGPIERATHLLPQIQKERKFDYSKAVDGLRQILWGLFKKIVIADGCANYANMIFNNSSEFSGSTLVLGAIFFAFQIYCDFSGYSDIALGTARLFGIELLRNFAFPYFSRDIAEFWRRWHISLSTWFRDYLYIPLGGSKGGTWMKVRNTFIIFLVSGFWHGANWTFIIWGFLNALFIMPSILFETNRKNLDIVAQGKYLPSMKEAITMLFTFSLTLIAWIFFRAQDLNHAVSYIYGIFSPTIFSAPKVEPYSLFLLILLFMIIEWLGREQQYAIASFGIKRNRLYRWAFYLVLIIIIFSFSGGEQQFIYFQF; this is encoded by the coding sequence ATGCTTTTTAATTCCATTAGTTTTGCTATTTTTTTGCCCATTGTATTTTCTCTTTATTGGTTTGTTGCCAGAGGGAAGTTAAGGACTCAAAATATATTACTTCTGGTTTCTAGCTATTTCTTTTATGCATGTTGGGATTATCGCTTTTTGTTTTTGCTTCTATTTTCAACTTTTCTGGACTATTTTACCGGACTGAAAATTTCTGGATCTTCAAATAAAATCCAGAAAAAAATATGGCTGTGGATTAGTATTGGTATAAATTTGGGCTTTTTGGGGCTATTTAAATATTATAATTTTTTTGCTAGATCTTTTGCAGAAGGAGTCTCGAATTTGGGTTTTAATGTTGATCCGTGGACATTAAAGGTAATTTTGCCAATAGGTATTTCTTTTTATACATTTCATGGTTTGTCTTATGTGATAGATATTTATAAAAAAAGGATCAAGCCAGAAAGGGATTTTATCGACTATTCTTTATTTGTCAGTTTTTTTCCTTTACTCGTTGCTGGTCCGATTGAAAGAGCAACACATCTTTTGCCTCAAATTCAGAAAGAAAGAAAATTTGATTACTCAAAAGCTGTGGATGGCTTAAGACAAATCCTATGGGGCTTGTTTAAAAAGATCGTTATAGCAGATGGATGTGCAAATTATGCGAATATGATTTTTAATAATTCTTCAGAGTTTTCTGGGAGTACCTTAGTATTAGGAGCCATATTTTTTGCTTTTCAAATTTATTGTGATTTTTCTGGATATTCTGACATTGCTTTGGGAACTGCTCGATTATTCGGAATAGAATTATTAAGGAATTTTGCTTTTCCATATTTTTCAAGAGATATAGCAGAATTCTGGAGACGATGGCATATTTCTCTTTCTACATGGTTTAGGGATTATTTGTATATCCCATTGGGAGGTAGCAAAGGGGGAACGTGGATGAAAGTACGTAATACATTTATTATATTTCTTGTGAGTGGGTTCTGGCATGGTGCTAATTGGACATTTATTATATGGGGCTTTTTAAATGCACTATTTATTATGCCTTCAATCCTATTTGAAACAAATAGAAAGAATCTTGATATTGTTGCACAAGGAAAATATTTACCATCCATGAAAGAAGCTATCACTATGCTTTTTACTTTTAGTTTAACGCTTATTGCATGGATATTTTTCAGAGCACAGGATTTAAATCATGCAGTAAGTTATATTTATGGCATATTTTCTCCAACTATTTTCTCAGCGCCAAAAGTTGAGCCCTATTCTTTATTTCTTTTAATATTACTTTTTATGATTATAGAGTGGCTTGGGAGAGAACAGCAATATGCAATTGCTTCTTTTGGTATAAAGAGAAATAGATTATATAGGTGGGCATTTTATTTGGTGCTTATAATTATTATATTTTCTTTTTCAGGAGGAGAACAACAATTTATTTACTTCCAATTTTAA
- a CDS encoding glycosyltransferase family 2 protein has protein sequence MNLFSNPKWINNFDFSYNKLEEVPQQVFDTINSDLDRIIGESPLVTVLISAWNEEINILKCIASLSKTEFEFPIEIIVVNNNSKDKTQETIDKLHIKGLFEKKQGCGPARQFGQENARGKYILLADADCFYPSCWVSEMTKILQKNGVACIYGRYSFISEPLFPRWKLFILERMKDIISEFRQLNRPYFNAYGLSMGYVKELGLKIGFIETNFWGDDGQLCLGLMKYGKIKQVRSNKARVWTGPRTLQRDGSLSNAFSVRIKKELKRFFKNFNSKLPEDAIHESKKTTIQ, from the coding sequence ATGAATTTATTTAGCAATCCAAAATGGATTAATAATTTTGATTTTAGTTATAATAAACTGGAAGAAGTACCTCAACAAGTATTCGATACAATAAACAGTGATTTAGATCGAATTATTGGGGAATCCCCTCTTGTAACGGTCTTAATATCTGCTTGGAATGAAGAAATTAATATTTTAAAGTGTATTGCGAGTCTTTCTAAAACAGAATTTGAGTTTCCGATAGAGATTATAGTTGTAAACAATAATTCAAAAGATAAAACTCAAGAAACAATCGATAAGCTACATATAAAAGGTCTTTTTGAAAAAAAACAAGGATGCGGTCCTGCTAGGCAATTTGGTCAAGAAAATGCAAGGGGAAAATATATTCTATTAGCGGATGCAGACTGCTTCTATCCATCTTGTTGGGTAAGTGAAATGACAAAAATTTTGCAAAAAAATGGTGTAGCATGTATTTATGGCCGCTATTCCTTTATTAGTGAGCCTCTTTTTCCAAGATGGAAACTTTTTATTCTAGAAAGAATGAAGGATATAATTTCTGAATTTAGACAATTAAATAGGCCCTATTTTAATGCTTATGGATTAAGTATGGGATACGTTAAAGAATTAGGTCTAAAAATTGGCTTTATTGAAACCAATTTTTGGGGTGACGATGGACAATTGTGCCTCGGCCTCATGAAATATGGAAAAATCAAGCAGGTACGTAGCAATAAGGCGAGAGTTTGGACAGGACCGAGAACATTACAAAGAGATGGAAGCCTATCAAATGCATTTTCCGTACGCATCAAAAAAGAATTAAAACGCTTTTTCAAAAATTTCAATTCTAAATTACCAGAAGATGCAATTCACGAGTCGAAAAAAACAACTATTCAATAA
- a CDS encoding transposase, with translation MKKERRKFSSVFKTKVVLEAIKESSTMQELASKYSLHPTQITAWKREFLEKADTVFGSEKPDEKEESKEKELYSKIGELQIQVDFLKKVLGK, from the coding sequence ATGAAAAAAGAGCGTAGAAAATTCAGTTCTGTTTTCAAGACCAAAGTGGTGCTTGAAGCAATTAAGGAAAGTAGTACCATGCAAGAACTTGCGTCCAAATACAGTCTCCATCCCACACAGATCACCGCGTGGAAGCGTGAATTTCTTGAGAAAGCCGATACGGTGTTTGGTTCAGAGAAACCAGATGAAAAGGAAGAATCTAAAGAGAAGGAACTGTACTCCAAGATTGGCGAACTTCAGATCCAGGTTGATTTCCTAAAAAAAGTCTTGGGGAAATGA
- a CDS encoding IS3 family transposase yields the protein MSMIERRSLISPEHQALSIASQCKLLNLQRSCYYFKPKGESLFNQSIMNLIDRKFLDCPFYGVDRMTAYLNKDLGCHVNNKRIRRLYRVMNLRTIYPKKNLSKANAAHHKYPYLLKGLKIDRPGQVWQADITYIPMFRGFMYMFAIIDVYSRKIVGWSISNTMTVEWCRDVLLETIEEHGTPGIFNTDQGSQFTSPIFTKALKDSNVSISMDGKGRALDNVFIERFWRSLKQEYIYLNPPNGGMELFQGIKRYVEFYNNERRHRSMDDLTPNEVFYQNNKKVS from the coding sequence ATGAGTATGATTGAAAGGCGTAGCCTTATTTCCCCGGAGCACCAGGCGCTGAGTATTGCCAGTCAGTGCAAGCTACTGAACTTGCAGCGCAGCTGCTATTATTTCAAGCCTAAAGGCGAGTCGCTGTTCAACCAGTCGATAATGAATTTGATTGACCGTAAGTTTCTTGACTGCCCGTTTTACGGCGTGGACCGGATGACTGCGTATCTTAACAAAGATTTGGGATGTCATGTGAATAACAAGCGTATACGTCGTCTTTATCGTGTGATGAACCTGCGGACAATTTATCCTAAAAAGAACCTGAGCAAGGCTAATGCGGCACACCATAAATATCCATATTTGCTGAAAGGCTTGAAAATAGATCGGCCGGGCCAGGTTTGGCAGGCTGATATCACTTATATTCCCATGTTCAGAGGCTTCATGTATATGTTTGCCATTATTGATGTGTACAGCCGAAAGATTGTCGGATGGAGCATTTCAAATACCATGACCGTAGAATGGTGCAGAGATGTACTGCTTGAAACCATTGAAGAACATGGTACACCTGGTATATTTAATACGGATCAAGGCTCACAGTTCACCAGTCCGATCTTCACTAAAGCACTTAAAGACAGTAATGTAAGTATATCTATGGATGGCAAGGGAAGAGCCTTGGATAATGTGTTCATTGAGCGATTCTGGAGATCTTTGAAACAGGAGTATATTTATCTTAACCCACCTAACGGTGGTATGGAATTATTCCAGGGTATAAAACGGTATGTGGAATTTTATAACAATGAACGAAGGCATCGGTCAATGGACGATCTTACGCCAAATGAGGTATTCTATCAAAATAATAAAAAAGTGTCCTAA
- a CDS encoding gluconate 2-dehydrogenase subunit 3 family protein produces MNRRTTIKSILAVGILGTSTFSIFKWSSFRKRTDLFFLTTQRRLIEELSEMIIPRTEAPGAKDANVADFILQTVLYCLDIHEQNNFISGLQDLEDYSIENYKSSFLDCSIMNKNKILKHFENRDVYSYHILNKVRNRLFGRSFFAQLKEFVIVGYCTSEIGATKGLAYDYIPGNYEACISIQPHQKSWATK; encoded by the coding sequence ATGAATAGGAGAACTACTATAAAGAGTATTTTGGCAGTAGGTATATTAGGTACTTCTACATTTTCTATTTTTAAATGGAGTAGTTTTAGGAAAAGAACGGATTTGTTTTTTTTAACAACCCAAAGGAGATTAATCGAAGAGTTATCCGAAATGATTATTCCCAGAACAGAAGCGCCAGGGGCTAAAGATGCTAATGTTGCAGATTTTATATTACAAACTGTTTTGTATTGTTTGGATATTCATGAACAAAATAATTTTATTTCTGGACTTCAGGATTTAGAAGATTATAGTATAGAAAATTATAAATCCTCCTTTTTAGATTGTAGTATTATGAATAAAAATAAAATTTTAAAGCATTTTGAAAATAGAGATGTATATTCTTATCATATCTTAAATAAGGTTAGAAATAGACTGTTTGGAAGATCTTTTTTTGCTCAATTAAAAGAATTCGTAATCGTGGGGTACTGTACCTCAGAAATAGGTGCTACAAAAGGACTGGCGTATGATTACATACCGGGGAATTACGAAGCTTGTATTTCAATCCAGCCTCATCAAAAATCCTGGGCTACAAAATAA